From a region of the Ammospiza nelsoni isolate bAmmNel1 chromosome 24, bAmmNel1.pri, whole genome shotgun sequence genome:
- the TTC36 gene encoding tetratricopeptide repeat protein 36 has translation MATANDRAVLQTIFNPSTPFGDIPGLDEEEEDVQDEVEAFPLELLDQVRELELQGVSAAESGDISTALERFSEAIRLLPERASGYNNRAQALRLRGDVAGALQDLDAAIRLSRGRGRAACQSFVQRGLIHRLQARDEDARRDLERAARLGSAFARQQLVLLNPYSALCNQMLCEMLGRLRNPDGAGSD, from the exons ATGGCCACAGCCAACGACAGGGCCGTCCTGCAGACCATCTTCAACCCCAGCACCCCTTTTGGGGATATCCCAGGGttggatgaggaggaggaggatgtcCAGGACGAGG TGGAAGCTTTTCCGTTGGAGCTGCTGGATCAAGTgcgggagctggagctgcagggcgTTTCTGCAGCTGAGTCAGGAGACATCAGCACGGCCCTGGAGCGGTTCAGCGAGGCCATTCGCCTGCTGCCCGAGCGCGCCTCGGGCTACAACAACCGGGCCCAGGCGCTGCGTTTGCGCGGAGACGTGGCAG GTGCCCTGCAGGACCTGGACGCTGCCATACGGCTGAGCCGCGGCCGCGGCCGTGCCGCCTGCCAGAGCTTCGTGCAGCGCGGCCTCATCCACCGGCTGCAGGCGCGGGACGAGGACGCCCGGCGGGACTTGGAGCGCGCAGCGCGCCTGGGCAGCGCCTTCGCCCGACAGCAGCTCGTGCTCCTCAACCCCTACTCTGCGCTCTGCAACCAAATGCTCTGCGAGATGCTCGGTCGGCTGCGCAACCCCGATGGGGCCGGGAGCGACTGA
- the TMEM25 gene encoding transmembrane protein 25, with protein MGCASGWPGAALALLLLPLLSLLALCLAALEELDPATERQPRTVCTLQEGESRIFTCWVPRPAPGATLAWYLNGQKQEVNLSTADTASILTFTGQRSDHQLNCSLTIPTSSESYNTSILLNVQYKPEILQEGAHYQQVEGTGLLLVLFVLVQANPPASITWMDKHGHVMANTSKFLLLGATSYPGLANHSLHIHLNCTAGNLSISAANSVGITTASLLPTGLLDARVELPVLGVAIGAALALSALLSLGSCAACLACRLPELMRGPGQAGPSPRSQCSQCSSCEPPQPQGTRLPRQTQSLPPNLRLGDLAQEEGASPKDAGASARGEESALLGLENSLVRSKLGFIQLPVSGRIYKVPSMSSDEIWL; from the exons ATGGGGTGTGCCAGCGGCTGGCCGGGGGCTGCCCTTGCCCTCCTGCTGCTACCGCTGCTCAGCCTCCTGGCGCTCTGCTTGGCAG cactggaggAACTGGACCCCGCCACTGAGAGGCAGCCGCGAACAGTGTGCACCCTGCAGGAAGGGGAGAGTCGTATCTTCACCTGCTGGGTGCCCCGGCCAGCCCCCGGTGCCACGCTGGCCTGGTACCTCAACGGTCAGAAACAGGAAGTGAACCTCTCGACTGCAGACACTGCCAGCATCCTCACCTTCACTGGCCAGCGCTCCGACCACCAGCTCAACTGCTCCCTGACCATCCCGACCTCCAGTGAGAGCTACAACACCTCCATCCTTCTCAATGTGCAGT ATAAGCCAGAGATCCTCCAGGAAGGTGCCCACTACCAGCAGGTTGAGGGCACTGGCCTTCTCCTGGTGCTCTTTGTGCTGGTGCAAGCCAACCCACCTGCCAGCATCACCTGGATGGACAAGCATGGGCATGTGATGGCTAACACCTCCAAATTTCTCCTTCTGGGTGCCACGAGCTACCCAGGCCTGGCCAACCACTCACTCCACATCCATCTTAACTGCACAGCTGGAAACCTCTCCATCAGTGCAGCCAACAGTGTGGGCATCACCactgcctccctcctgcccacag GTCTGCTGGATGCCCGTGTGGAGCTGCCTGTCCTGGGAGTTGCCattggagcagccctggccctatctgccctgctcagcctgggctcctgtgctgcctgcctggcatGTCGCTTGCCCGAGCTTATGCGAGGTCCGGGGCAAGCAGGACCCAGCCCACggagccagtgctcccagtgcagcagctgtgagcccccgcagccccagggcacacgTCTGCCCCGCCAGACTCAGTCCCTGCCACCCAACCTGCGCCTCGGTGACCTTGCACAGGAAGAGGGAG CTTCCCCCAAGGATGCAGGAGCCAGTGCTAGGGGAGAAGAAAGTGCCCTGCTAGGACTGGAAAACTCCCTGGTCCGCAGCAAGCTTG GTTTTATCCAGCTCCCAGTGTCTGGGCGCATCTACAAAGTGCCCAGCATGAGCAGTGATGAGATctggctgtga